From Clostridium cylindrosporum DSM 605:
TTGATTAAGAGGATTTTCATCTGGTGTAAATCCCTGAGTAGTGCTTGTTGATCCATTTGTAGAGGTAAGAGATGTTCCATCAATTGATCCAACAGTTAAGTCTATATCAATTAATTCAGTTTTATCTAGACCCAATTGATCTAAAAAGTTTATTTGATATGCTTTAAATGGAAAAAGCTTATCTCTCAGATGCTCTAATTCACATATTTTATGTTCTATATATCTTTGAGTTAATGGCTCCAGAATAAATATAACCATATAGTTATAATCATCAACCTTATTGAAAAAGCCTGTAAATCCAGAAAGGTCTTGGGAAGTATAATTAGCACTATCATTACCTATAAAACCTGATACAGAGTTAAAATCTGTAATTCTATTTTTTATATATGAAATGTCTTTATAGGGTTCTTCATTCTTTAGAATATAATTATTTTCAAGACCTACAATAACCTCAACACCGCTTTTCGTATAATTAAAAATATATACAATATTAGATGATGTATTGTACATATATGACATATTATTTGCTATTCTTTTTCCAATTGATTCATTATAAGTATAAAATGTATAGTTAATAAGTACTTCATTAATATCAGATACTTTATAATTATTAATTTTTAGTTGTACCTGCCTATCTACTATCTCTCTATATATTCTTATGAGTTTTTCAAGGTCATTAGAGTCGACTAAGGCAGTTATCCTACAATTCTCTATGCCAAGTTGAAGCTGATTATCTACACATTTTCTATATATTTTTAAAAACTTTTCTATATCATTATGATCATTTATATCAAAGTCCAAAATGCACCTTCTAAAATAATTGGTATCATTAATAATATATTAAGTTAATTTTAATATGTGATGGCAATTTATAAAGAATATTAGATATAAAAATTACAAAGCATAATACATAAGGCTAAAGTTTTAAGTAGGGATTTACCGAAAAGACAAATAAATTAAGAAATTTATAGAGGTGATTTTATGTCAGGATTAGTAGTTATAGGAGCTCAATGGGGAGATGAAGGTAAGGGGAAGATTACTGACTTTCTTGCAAGTGGTGCAGAATTAGTTATTAGATATCAAGGTGGAAACAATGCTGGACACACAGTAGAAGTAGGAGATAAGTCATACAAGCTTCATCTAATACCATCTGGAATTATTAATGAAGATTGTCTATGTATAATAGGTGATGGAGTAGTTATAGACCCTAAGGCTTTTATAGATGAAACTGAATATCTAGAAAGAGAAGGGCTAAGAGTTACACCAAGTAAACTTGCTATAAGCGATAGATCACATATAATTATGCCATACCATAAGGTTTTAGATGGAATAAGCGAAGAGAAAAGAGGAAGTCAAAGTATAGGTACTACTAAAAAAGGCATAGGACCTTGTTATATGGATAAACATGAAAGAAGCGGGATTAGGGTTTGTGACCTATTAAAACCTGAAGTTTTTAAGGAAAAGTTAAAGGCATCTCTTGAAATAAAAAATAGCATAATCAAAAATATCTATGGTGGAGAAGAGCTAGACTTTAATGAAATATATAATACATATATGGAATATGCTAAGATTTTGGTTCCATTTGTACGTGATACTACAGTTGAAGTCTACAAAGGAATTAAGAGCGGCAAGAAGGTTCTATTTGAAGGTGCTCAAGGAACACTTCTTGATGTAGATTATGGAACATACCCATATGTTACATCCTCCCACCCAATTTCAGGTGGAGTATGTGTAGGAGCAGGTGTTGGTCCTACTGCTATTAAGTCAGCAGTAGGGGTTTGTAAGGCTTACACAACAAGAGTTGGAGAAGGGCCATTCCCAACAGAGTTATTAGATGAAATGGGTGAGCATATTAGAGAAAAAGGATTTGAATATGGAACAACCACAGGAAGAAGTAGAAGATGTGGGTGGCTTGACCTTATAATTCTACAATACGCAGTTCGTATATCATCACTAACAAGCCTTGCAATAACAAAGCTTGATACATTGGCAGGGATTGATACCCTTAAAGTATGTGTAGGGTATGAGCTAAATGGAACTATGATAGACTACTTCCCAGCATCACTTGAGGACCTTGCACAGTGTAAGCCTGTTTATAAGGAATTCAAGGGATGGGATTCATCAGTTGCTAAGGCTAAAAGTTATAATGAACTTCCTAAAAATGCAAAGATTTATCTTAAATTCATAGAAGAGTTTACAGGATGCAAGATTTCAATTGTATCTGTAGGACCAAATAGAGAAGAGACTATATTAGTAGATGAGAGTCTATAATCAAGAGAGGTTGTCATGTTAATGACAGCCTTTTTTGTTTGTAGAATTATAGTTTACAATAAAATATTTAAATTAGGAGAAAATCAAAGAAAAGCCTATATTCTATAGGCTTATTTTGATTATAAGATTACATAATATTTGAAAAATACGCCTATTTTAGTAACCAATTTTTGAAAAGTAGAATATTGTATATCGAAAATAAGTAAAGGGAGTGGTTAACATGTACAACAACAATAATAATGATTTTAGAAATGAAGAGGACTTCAAAAAATACGATGACTTTAGAAAATACGATGATCACAAAAAATGCTATGATCACAAAAAGAAAGACTCTAAGTGTTGTGACGAATGTGTTAAAACACTAGCAGAACAACTTGAAAAGTATAAATGTGAGTATGTTGCTGTTTTTGAAAAGGATGCCGTTGTTATTGGAAGAGTAAAAGCTGTAATAAATGATTCAGTTCTTGTTTTAGTAGATGGAATTAAGTTTGTTGAGGGAATTCCTTTCTTCATTCCATTTGATAAGATCTTCATAAGTATCTGTGCAATTAAAGAGTTTATTCCTTTTACAGCTGATCAAGCTACAACTGCATTAGAAGGTATAAGAAACTCAGGAAGAAAGTGCCTACTATAAGTAATTAAGTATTGATCTGTTTTATAGAAAAGCCCTATTTTAGGGTTTTTCTTAATTTAAGATAGGTAATGAATAGTAAGATATATTTTTTACAAAATCTATTTAGCCTCTGTTAGATTAACCTAGAAAGCTATTAAGACTTAGACAATATAAGCATAATATATCAAAACTTACAAATAATAATCCTAAAGAATATTTAGGAGGATTGCACTAATGGCTAATATGAATTTCCCGACAAGTTTTCCAGCGCAAGTACAAGAAAGACACCCTGGAATTGAAAGTGAAATGAATCCAAGACCTATTTTTAAGGCTAATGGATATAACGTTATTGGAGAAAAGCTAAAGAATAAGATAGCTGTTATCACAGGTGGAGATAGTGGAATAGGTAGAGCAGTTGCATATGCTTTTTCAAAGCACGGAGCAAAGGTTAATATACTATATTTTGATGAGGATGTAGATGCTCTAGAAACTAAAAGTATAATAGAATCTGAGGGTGGAGAATGTAATCTATATAAAGGTGATATAGCAAATGAACAATACTGCATAAGTGTTATTGATGAAATAGGAAAAAAGTATGGCAATATAGATATACTAGTTAATAATTCTGCGGTTCAATATTCTAAGAATTCCATAGACCAAATAGATACAGATCAGATGCTAAGAACATTTGAGGTAAATGTATTTGCTAATTTCTACCTATCTAAGGCATCACTTAAGTATATGACTAGTGGGGCTTCAATAATTAATACATCATCTGTCACAGCTTTCCATGGTCATAAGACATTAATTGATTATTCATCTACTAAAGGTGCTATTACTAGTCTTACAAGGTCTTTATCTATGAATCTTGCAGATAAAGGTATAAGAGTAAATGCAGTTGCACCTGGACCAATATGGACACCTCTAATCCCATCTAGCTTTACATTAGAAGAGGTAAGTACATTTGGATCACAAACCCCGATGAAAAGAGCAGGTCAGCCAGTTGAAGTGGCAGGAGCGTACGTATTTTTAGCATCAGATGAAGCTTCATTTATAACTGGTCAAACAATACATATAAATGGTGGAGAGATAGTTAACGCCTAATACTCCTTTATAAATAGAATTGAAAAGTAAAAAGGTATGGGAAATTGTTTTGTTTCCCATACCATATGTGAAAGTTATAGTTCTTTTTTACTTATTTTTTTTATTACCTTTGTTATTAGCATTACTATTGGAATTGCTATTTTTATTATGTTTTCCATTACCATTGCCGTTATTATTAGCATTACTATAACTATTAGGATTACTTTTACCATTACCATTACTCTTCTTACTATTAGATTTATTATTTTTATTATTTGATGATTTCGTTTTTTCAAGTTTAGTTATTGTCTTTTTCTCAGCATCACTTTGTGTTTTAGCTACTGTATTAGTAGTAGTATTATTATCACTTAGTTTACTAGTAGTGTTATTTGATGAACCACTATTAGTTTTCTTAGCTTTATCATATAAAGGATCCTCGGCTTTAGTAATTACAGTACTTTTGCTTTTTAGAACCTTTATGTTGTTCATTATACTTTTTACACTTTCATCTTTGTACTTCTCTATGGTAGCGCTTGAATCAAGGGCTTGAAGTTTTTTTATTAAGTTAAGCTTTCCAGGAGTAATATTATATGCTTTTGCCTCATCATGAAGAGAAAGAGGAACATTTTCTTTATGTATAATTGCAGTTTTCAAAGTTTTCCTTAAAGCTTCTGTTGCTCCAGTTTCTGATTCTGCTTGAAGTTTTATAGAGGTGTTTTTATTATCTGTTTCTGATGTAAAAGAAACAACTGTTGAGCCATTAACTTCTATATAATTATTGTGTATAGCAGATAAGAGAACTGTATTAACAGCCTTCTTTACATTAAGTCCTGTTACCTTTAGACCATGTAATATCTTATTACCATCATCATTAAAGCTTTTAGCCTTTACGACTTTGCCAAATCCGTTTACACCAAGCTCAATGCTTGGATTAATGTCTATACTAAGATATGATGTTGGTGTTTTATAGTAGGCATATGTCATGCTACTTCCACAAACAAGTAAAATAGCCATACAAGTAGCAAGTACAAGTTTTTTTCCCATGGGAAATATGTTCCACTTTATAAACTTGAATGTTTTAGTATTTTGTTCTTTTTGTAGCGCGTCTTTTAAATATAATTCAGTTTTCTTTACTAAGGCATCTTCAGCTTTAATTTGGTTTAACGCAGATTTAAAACGCGTATTCATGTTCCTTACCCCCTAATTTTTGTCTAATAATTAGTCTTGCCCTATGTAATTGAGAATATATTGTGTTTTCTCTTTTTTTTAGTAACTTCGCCATTTCAGGTACAGTGTACCCTTCATAATAATGTAGATAGATAACGTCCTTATATTTTTGTGGAATTGATAAAACTATCTGCATAAGCTCATTTTCAGATTTATCTTCAAAGGGTATGTCTATACCCTCAATAGAGTCTATATTTTTTCTCCAAAAGCTTTTTAAGGTATCTTTGCACTTATTAATCGTTACCCTTATTAGCCACGCTTTCTCATGTTTATCACTTTCAAAGGGGGTTTTCCTTTGTAACATCTTTAGGAATACTTCTTGAAATATATCATCAACATCTGTACTGTTGTTTAGATATAAAAAGCAAATTCTACGCACCATGTCTGAATACTTAGTTAGCGCTATTTCTATTATGTCGTTTATTTCAAACGCTGTTGACTCCATTTGCTCACTCCCTCCTATATATAATACGAATGAAGATGATGAATCCTTGCATAAAATTTTAAAAAACATATAAAAAATTTATTACGCAAACTGTCCTGTAATTATATCCATATATTTAATAGGATTTCAAAGGAATATAGGGGTGTAAAGTGTAAAAAATGGAAAAGAGCTATATTCTATAAAGCTTCATCTAGATTTAAAAGATAACTAT
This genomic window contains:
- a CDS encoding RNA polymerase sigma factor; amino-acid sequence: MESTAFEINDIIEIALTKYSDMVRRICFLYLNNSTDVDDIFQEVFLKMLQRKTPFESDKHEKAWLIRVTINKCKDTLKSFWRKNIDSIEGIDIPFEDKSENELMQIVLSIPQKYKDVIYLHYYEGYTVPEMAKLLKKRENTIYSQLHRARLIIRQKLGGKEHEYAF
- a CDS encoding anti-sigma-I factor RsgI family protein, which translates into the protein MNTRFKSALNQIKAEDALVKKTELYLKDALQKEQNTKTFKFIKWNIFPMGKKLVLATCMAILLVCGSSMTYAYYKTPTSYLSIDINPSIELGVNGFGKVVKAKSFNDDGNKILHGLKVTGLNVKKAVNTVLLSAIHNNYIEVNGSTVVSFTSETDNKNTSIKLQAESETGATEALRKTLKTAIIHKENVPLSLHDEAKAYNITPGKLNLIKKLQALDSSATIEKYKDESVKSIMNNIKVLKSKSTVITKAEDPLYDKAKKTNSGSSNNTTSKLSDNNTTTNTVAKTQSDAEKKTITKLEKTKSSNNKNNKSNSKKSNGNGKSNPNSYSNANNNGNGNGKHNKNSNSNSNANNKGNKKNK
- a CDS encoding adenylosuccinate synthase, with product MSGLVVIGAQWGDEGKGKITDFLASGAELVIRYQGGNNAGHTVEVGDKSYKLHLIPSGIINEDCLCIIGDGVVIDPKAFIDETEYLEREGLRVTPSKLAISDRSHIIMPYHKVLDGISEEKRGSQSIGTTKKGIGPCYMDKHERSGIRVCDLLKPEVFKEKLKASLEIKNSIIKNIYGGEELDFNEIYNTYMEYAKILVPFVRDTTVEVYKGIKSGKKVLFEGAQGTLLDVDYGTYPYVTSSHPISGGVCVGAGVGPTAIKSAVGVCKAYTTRVGEGPFPTELLDEMGEHIREKGFEYGTTTGRSRRCGWLDLIILQYAVRISSLTSLAITKLDTLAGIDTLKVCVGYELNGTMIDYFPASLEDLAQCKPVYKEFKGWDSSVAKAKSYNELPKNAKIYLKFIEEFTGCKISIVSVGPNREETILVDESL
- a CDS encoding SDR family oxidoreductase, which encodes MNFPTSFPAQVQERHPGIESEMNPRPIFKANGYNVIGEKLKNKIAVITGGDSGIGRAVAYAFSKHGAKVNILYFDEDVDALETKSIIESEGGECNLYKGDIANEQYCISVIDEIGKKYGNIDILVNNSAVQYSKNSIDQIDTDQMLRTFEVNVFANFYLSKASLKYMTSGASIINTSSVTAFHGHKTLIDYSSTKGAITSLTRSLSMNLADKGIRVNAVAPGPIWTPLIPSSFTLEEVSTFGSQTPMKRAGQPVEVAGAYVFLASDEASFITGQTIHINGGEIVNA